The sequence CTCTAGGCTACCTCATGCCATCTCTTTGCTCAAAGCGGGTTACGCTCCACTTCTTTTAGTCACCGAGGTGAAACGCTACTCCAACCAAACCTTTGACGGACTCCTGCGCCACGAGAGTGACGAAGTCGTCCATATCCTCTCCTCGCTCCACCTCCCCCATCATCTCATCCCCTCTCTCAAAGGAGGGGCGACTAGCACCTATGATGAAGCCTATGACTTTTTTGCCTACGCTAAAGATTCCAACATCCGCTCCATTATCATTGTCACGGACGCCTTCCATACTCGGCGCGCCCTAGGGGCTTTTTTGAAAGTCCAACGCCGCCTCCAAGAGGAGAAGATACAAATCCAAATCTCCCCTGCTCCCAACACTCACTTCAATGAAAAAGATTGGTATCTCACCGAAGCGGGCCTTCAAGCCTATATTCTTGAGGGAATCAAAACTTTTCTCTATCTCATCACCAGCCAAAATCTTCCTTTAATCAAGGAGCGATGATTCCTCTTCGCTCCCCTTAATGACAATTTCGTTACAATTCTTTTACACTAGCTTGCATTTCATGGGGATGTCATGGACATAAAAAACCTTAATCAAATTGAGAAGGCAACCAAGTTTGGCCAAAGGGATGTAGCCAAGCTTGGACTCGCGATTCTCTTTGTCTTTTGTGCGGCCGCTTTGGCCTCTCTCTACTCCACCACCCTCTCAGGGAACGTGGGAATTCTTGTCATTGCTACGATGATTGGCGGATATATGGCGATCAACATCGGCGCCAATGATGTGGCCAACAATGTAGGACCAGCGGTAGGCTCCAAGGCTCTCACCATGGGGGGAGCCATTTTGATTGCAGCCATTTGTGAGGCAAGTGGGGCCATCATTGCTGGGGGTGATGTGGTGGATACAATCCGCTCAGGAATCATCTCCAAAAGCATCCTTCAAGATCGCGAAACTTTTATCCTACTCATGCTCTCCGCGCTCATTGCTGGAGCCCTGTGGCTCCATCTAGCCACGGCGATTGGAGCGCCCGTTTCGACCACTCACTCTATCGTCGGGGGGATATTGGGTGCAGGAATCGTTGCAGGAGGAGCGGGGATTGTTAATTGGGCTGAAGTAGCTCGGATTGCGGCTAGCTGGGTGATTTCACCTCTATTTGGAGGGGTGGTTGCCGCCATTTTTCTCATGCTCATCAAGCGTGCCATCACCTATCAGATCGACAAAATCGCCGCAGCTAAAAAGGTGGTGCCTTGGCTCCTCTTTGTCATGAGTGGCTCTTTTGCCCTCTATCTCGTCACCAAAGGACTCAAGCGTCTCATTCCCCTCTCCCTTCCTTTGGCGCTTCTCATCAGCCTCGCCATCGCTGTGATCGTCTTTTTCCTTTCGCGTCCCTTCATCCTTAAAGTCGCAGGCAGCATGCAAAACACCAAAGAGGAGATCAACCGCTTTTTCACTATTCCTCTCATCTTTGCCGCTGCTCTTTTGAGCTTTGCCCATGGGGCTAATGATGTCGCCAATGCCATTGGTCCCCTAGCAGCCATCAATGAGGCCTTGATAGGGTTTTCGCATGGAGATAAGGCGGGGGTTCCTCTTTGGATCATGGCGATTGGTGGAGCGGGAATCTCTTTAGGCTTAGCCCTCTATGGTCCTAAGCTTATTAAGACCGTAGGAAGCGAGATCACCGACTTGGATCAGATTCGCGCCTTTTGTATCGCCATGTCAGCCGCCCTTACCGTGCTCATCGCTTCCCAGCTAGGCCTTCCGGTGAGCTCAACGCATATTGCCGTGGGAGCGGTTTTTGGTGTAGGATTCTTGCGAGAACATCTCAAAAAACGCTACTATGAGATGGAACAGCAGATCATTGAGGCGCACCAAGATGAGGATGGGGCGAAGGTTCAGGAGTTTTTGCGACGATTCAAAAAAGCCTCCACCCCCAAAAAAGAGCTCATGCTCAAAAGCCTTAAGCGCAAAGTCGCCCTAGAGAGCGCGGATCCAGAGGCACCCAGATTTAACAAAAAAGAGAAAAAACAGCTCAAAAAAGTCTATAAACAAGAGCTTGTCAAGCGTTCTGCCCTCAATAAAATCGTAGCCACATGGATCATCACCGTCCCTGCGGCCGCTCTTTTAAGTGCTGGAATCTTCGCTTTTTTGAAGAGTCTCTCTATTGATCTTTAGGCAATCCACAAGCATGGCGTAGAGCGCTGGGTAGTCTCCTTTGGTGATGAGCCCCTCTGCTCCCAAGCTCTTGACTTTTTCCATCACTCCCTTGTTGGACATAGAGCTATAGACCCATAAAGGAATCTTCTCTAAATTCTTTTGACTCCGCACACTCAAAATCACCTGATAGCCATCCATCCGTGGCATCTCAAGATCTGTGAGCACTAGCCCGATCTCTTCAGGGTGCTCCATTTGCTCTAGCGCCCCAATAAGCTCCTCGCCATCCCCAAAAAATCTCGCCTCCAAGCCAATCTTTTCTAAAAAGCTTCTCAAGGCCTCTCTGGCGCTGGCGCTATCCTCGGCCACCCAAATCTCCTTGGAGCCATTCACCCTCTCAAAACCCTCTTCGCCCTCTCCCGCCAGCCCGCACTCCATCAAAAGGCGCTCAATATCAAGAACAAGAATGCTCTCCTCTTGATTTTTAAGAGTCAAAATGACACTGTAAGTGAACGCCTCTCCCAAAGAGATTTCGGGCTTTTGCAGAGAGTGGATAGGGACATTGTGAATGTTTTCGATCTCCTGAATGGGGAGGGCGAGAATTTGGTGGCTATACTCGCACACCAAAAGCACTCTATTCTCCTCTTCTTCCCCGCTAAATCCCAGCCACTTCTCTAAGGATAGCACAGGAATGGCTCGCCCCTGATACTCTATAAAGCCCACCAAATAGCCATCCTTCAGGGAATCCCCTGAGGAGCGGAGCAGGGGATAGCGCCTCGCGTCTTCAAAAGAGAGGATTTTGGAAACATTAATCCCATATCGACGCCCCTCTTTCAAGGTGAAAATCGCCAATTGCATGATATTATGCAGATGAGTTTTAGATCGCTTTTCCACCCGCTTAAAGAGCTCCGACATGAGGTTTCCTTTGGAAAAAAGTCCTATCAGTATAGCAAAAAAGGGAGGTTCACTTGTCTTATATTCTCGATTCTCAGCTTGAAAAAATTTTAGAAGAGAACGCCCCTTTTGGGGATTTGACCACGCAAGTCCTAGGAGTGAAGAATCGCCACACCGAAATTGTCATCATCGCCAAAAACGACATCATCTCCTCGTGCACCGAAGAGGCGGTGAGAATCTTTGAGCTCACGGGCTCCAAAGCCTCCCTCATCTCGCGCTCAGGCGATCGCCTTGGCAAGGGAGAGGTGCTCTTAGTGGCCGAGGGAGAGTGCGAGAATATCATGCTTGGATGGCGAGCCGCCCAAGGGCTGCTTGAGTATTGTTGTGGAGTCTCTACCCTAGCGGATCGCTTCACTCAAAAGCTCAAAGAGAGCGCTCTTCCCATCGCTCTACTCTTTAATACCCAAAGCATCCCCTCCACAAGAAAATTTGCCTCCAAAGCGGCTCTAAGCGGAGGAGCGATGCCTCATCGATTAGGGCTTTCTGATTCAATTCTCATCTATCCTGAACACCTCAAGCTCTTCAAAAGCAAAGAGGAGGCAAGGAATCAAATCTCTCAAATCAAAGCCGCTCTACCGGGCAAAAAAATCATCCTAGAGGCAAGAAGCGAAAAAGAGGCGTTAGAGGCGATGCAGTTTGAGGTGGACGCCCTCCAGCTAGATCGATTTTCCCCCAGCTCTCTTAAAAAAATATGCTCCAAGATTCAAGGCTTAAAGCCTGAAATAGCGCTGCTGGCAGTGACCAATACAGAGGCACGATTCTTTGAAGAGTATATCATGGAAGGGATTTCGGGGATTGTGAGTGGGGCAATCTTTTATGCTCCCCCCGCCGAGCTGAAGGTTACCATCAGTCGGTCTTAGGAGGATCAGGAAAAAGAGGTTAGATCTTAAAAGGGTTCTCGACCACTTTTTTGCGATCGATGATATAGGGAATGAGCGCCATGTGTCGGGCACGCTTGATGGCTACCTCGACTCGCTCTTGCCAGCGCTTGGAGTTACCTGTGAGGCGTCGGGGCATGATTTTATATCGCTCAGACAAAGAGTGCTTGAGCATCTCTACATCTTTATAATCGATAAACTCGATTTTGGCTTCAGTGTACTTGCAATACCGCTTGGAATATCTTTTCTTTTCTGCCATAGGGTTTTTCCTCTCTATTTTTTTCTAAAAGGGTATTTCATCGTCATCGATGTTGATTTCGGGAATTTGGGGCTCTTTATAAGGAGCTTGTGTATTGGGAGCTGATTTGGCCGAAGAGGTCGCACCATAAGAGGGGGTTGAATCATAAGAGGAGTAATCCTCTCCTTCATACCCTCCTTGGGAGGCTCCCTTGCTATCAAGCATCTGGAGGCTCTCCGCCGTCACGCTATGTTTGGAGCGTTTTTGACCGCTTTGATCCGTCCAGCTCTCTAAGACCAAGCGCCCTTCGATCAAAATTTTAGAACCTTTTTTCAAGTACTGATTGGCGATCTCAGCCGTGCGCCCAAAGAGATTCACGTCCACAAAGCAGACCTCATCCCCCTGGCTCCCATCCTGCTTTTTAAAGCGTCGATTCGTCGCAATTCCAATTTTGGCTAAGGCACTTCCGCTGGGCAGATAGCGCAACTCGACGTCTCGGGTGAGGTTGCCGACTAAGATGACCTTGTTGTACATGAGGCTCCTCCTTGGTGGGGTTTAGGCTTCTGGGGTCGCTTCGGGAGCTACAGGAGCTGTCTCTGGAGCTGCTACAGGAGCGCTCTTTGGAGCTTCAGCTTTTTTGTTAACCTTATCGACCATAGTGTTCCAAGCGTTTTGCTCTTTTTTGCTTTCATATTTAATGACAATAAATCGCAAGATATCTTCATTGATTCGGTAGAGTCGCTCTAGCTCAATCACCAAAGAAGGGGCAGATTTGAAGTAGACAACAAAGTAGTAACCGCGCTTGTTTTTGTTGATTTCATACGCGAGGTTTCTCATCCCCATGTCTTGAGTGGCGCAGATTTCTCCGCCATTCTTGATGATCGCCTCTTTATAAAAATTGATTTTCTCGACGATCTCTTCAGGGGTCAACGTGGGCTTAACGATAAACATCGTTTCGTAATGTCGCATAAAACTCCTTTTGGATTTAGCCCTTTTGTAACAGTGTCAAAAGAGCAAGGATTAAGGGGCGGATTATATTAAAGAATTGCTTGAATTTTAATTAACGCTAAGAATAACCCTCTCCCTCGGCTCCGTCCCTGCATGATCTTCTCCCTCCACTCCTGAAGAGCTGTGAAAATCCTAAAAAAGTGTGCCTCTTTAAGCCCAATCGCCGCTCTTGCCTTCTTCTCTTCGATCATTTTGGGAAGCTTGTATCCTAAAATCTCAGATGAATCGCTGTTTCCATGAACTCGAATGTGCGCATAAAAGAGAAAAAGCTGATAAAAGAATCGCTCCATCTCGCCACAAAGCGCCATCTCCTCAATCCCCTCCTCTTCTAGAGCTAAAGCGATCTTGAGCGCCTCTTTTTTCTCCAAAAGCGCCACGCAAAGCTCCTCAACGCTCACGCTCCCCAAGCCATAAGAGAGTCTCTCAATATCTCGCATCTCAGGCTTTCTGCCCAGCAGAGCGAACTTCTCTAGCTCATTATAGGCAAGCCCTAGCTCTTGGTTTTGCACCATCCAAAGCGAAAGAAGCCATCGATCCTCCACCTCCATGCCAAGAGAGAGCGCTCGCTCCCTTAAAATAGCGAGCGATTCGCCTTGGTTAGGATCAAAAAATCGCACCTCAGCACGCTCATTCCCCTTAAAAGAGCCCGCCATCGCCTTGCAGTCTTGGGAGTATTCCGTGGCGCTTTTATTCTCTGCTTTGTAAAACTCAATCAGCCAATAGGCACTAGGATTCTTCTCTAGTGCCCCCAAAAGGGCATCGATCTCTTTTTTGGGAAGCTTCTTTTCCAATCTCAACAAAACAAAGCTTCTATCCCCAAAAAGCGAGGATTGGGCCAGGATTCCTTTGAGAGCTTGAAACTCATACTCGCCAAAATAGAAGGAGTTTTTCTCTTCGGGCAAAAGAGAGAGTCGCTCCACCACACGCGCTCCATAATAGCCGATTAAAAAGGGGTTCTCCCCGTATAGAAAAAGCGCCCTAGGAATCTTGCCTGAGGCCAAAAGAGTATCAAACTCCCGTTTGTACACGCTTCTCCTTGATGATTCCCACCACTTTGCCATAGATTTTAGCACTCGCCACATCCACATCCATAAGGCGAACCCTCACCCTAGAGAGGCGCTCGACCAAACCCTTGCCAAGCACGATTCTCGCCCCTTTTAAAAAGCCCTCTGCTCTAGCTAGGGGCGGACTCTCCTCGTCCACCACCACTGCCTCGACTACCTCTCCAAGTCTCTCTAGTGCCAAGCGAGCGTATTTTCTATCTTTGTAGTCCATCTCCACTCTCG comes from Wolinella succinogenes DSM 1740 and encodes:
- a CDS encoding YdcF family protein yields the protein MKRFLALILALILLGGWFWRHELLERYALLFCIDTAQRGADAILVLGGNKSSRLPHAISLLKAGYAPLLLVTEVKRYSNQTFDGLLRHESDEVVHILSSLHLPHHLIPSLKGGATSTYDEAYDFFAYAKDSNIRSIIIVTDAFHTRRALGAFLKVQRRLQEEKIQIQISPAPNTHFNEKDWYLTEAGLQAYILEGIKTFLYLITSQNLPLIKER
- a CDS encoding inorganic phosphate transporter — protein: MDIKNLNQIEKATKFGQRDVAKLGLAILFVFCAAALASLYSTTLSGNVGILVIATMIGGYMAINIGANDVANNVGPAVGSKALTMGGAILIAAICEASGAIIAGGDVVDTIRSGIISKSILQDRETFILLMLSALIAGALWLHLATAIGAPVSTTHSIVGGILGAGIVAGGAGIVNWAEVARIAASWVISPLFGGVVAAIFLMLIKRAITYQIDKIAAAKKVVPWLLFVMSGSFALYLVTKGLKRLIPLSLPLALLISLAIAVIVFFLSRPFILKVAGSMQNTKEEINRFFTIPLIFAAALLSFAHGANDVANAIGPLAAINEALIGFSHGDKAGVPLWIMAIGGAGISLGLALYGPKLIKTVGSEITDLDQIRAFCIAMSAALTVLIASQLGLPVSSTHIAVGAVFGVGFLREHLKKRYYEMEQQIIEAHQDEDGAKVQEFLRRFKKASTPKKELMLKSLKRKVALESADPEAPRFNKKEKKQLKKVYKQELVKRSALNKIVATWIITVPAAALLSAGIFAFLKSLSIDL
- a CDS encoding chemotaxis protein CheV is translated as MSELFKRVEKRSKTHLHNIMQLAIFTLKEGRRYGINVSKILSFEDARRYPLLRSSGDSLKDGYLVGFIEYQGRAIPVLSLEKWLGFSGEEEENRVLLVCEYSHQILALPIQEIENIHNVPIHSLQKPEISLGEAFTYSVILTLKNQEESILVLDIERLLMECGLAGEGEEGFERVNGSKEIWVAEDSASAREALRSFLEKIGLEARFFGDGEELIGALEQMEHPEEIGLVLTDLEMPRMDGYQVILSVRSQKNLEKIPLWVYSSMSNKGVMEKVKSLGAEGLITKGDYPALYAMLVDCLKINRETLQKSEDSST
- the modD gene encoding ModD protein, with protein sequence MSYILDSQLEKILEENAPFGDLTTQVLGVKNRHTEIVIIAKNDIISSCTEEAVRIFELTGSKASLISRSGDRLGKGEVLLVAEGECENIMLGWRAAQGLLEYCCGVSTLADRFTQKLKESALPIALLFNTQSIPSTRKFASKAALSGGAMPHRLGLSDSILIYPEHLKLFKSKEEARNQISQIKAALPGKKIILEARSEKEALEAMQFEVDALQLDRFSPSSLKKICSKIQGLKPEIALLAVTNTEARFFEEYIMEGISGIVSGAIFYAPPAELKVTISRS
- the rpsR gene encoding 30S ribosomal protein S18, which gives rise to MAEKKRYSKRYCKYTEAKIEFIDYKDVEMLKHSLSERYKIMPRRLTGNSKRWQERVEVAIKRARHMALIPYIIDRKKVVENPFKI
- a CDS encoding single-stranded DNA-binding protein yields the protein MYNKVILVGNLTRDVELRYLPSGSALAKIGIATNRRFKKQDGSQGDEVCFVDVNLFGRTAEIANQYLKKGSKILIEGRLVLESWTDQSGQKRSKHSVTAESLQMLDSKGASQGGYEGEDYSSYDSTPSYGATSSAKSAPNTQAPYKEPQIPEINIDDDEIPF
- the rpsF gene encoding 30S ribosomal protein S6, coding for MRHYETMFIVKPTLTPEEIVEKINFYKEAIIKNGGEICATQDMGMRNLAYEINKNKRGYYFVVYFKSAPSLVIELERLYRINEDILRFIVIKYESKKEQNAWNTMVDKVNKKAEAPKSAPVAAPETAPVAPEATPEA
- a CDS encoding DNA polymerase III subunit delta — encoded protein: MYKREFDTLLASGKIPRALFLYGENPFLIGYYGARVVERLSLLPEEKNSFYFGEYEFQALKGILAQSSLFGDRSFVLLRLEKKLPKKEIDALLGALEKNPSAYWLIEFYKAENKSATEYSQDCKAMAGSFKGNERAEVRFFDPNQGESLAILRERALSLGMEVEDRWLLSLWMVQNQELGLAYNELEKFALLGRKPEMRDIERLSYGLGSVSVEELCVALLEKKEALKIALALEEEGIEEMALCGEMERFFYQLFLFYAHIRVHGNSDSSEILGYKLPKMIEEKKARAAIGLKEAHFFRIFTALQEWREKIMQGRSRGRGLFLALIKIQAIL